From the genome of Zalophus californianus isolate mZalCal1 chromosome 5, mZalCal1.pri.v2, whole genome shotgun sequence:
TGCTCCCCAGAGCAAGAAATAGTCGGGCCTTTTCTCTGGGGCCCCTGCATCCTTGAGGCTGACTCTGGCCTGGAAGACCTTTCCTCTAAGAGGGGCTACTGTGGGTACTAGGATCcagccccctccacacacactttttttctgGAATTCTCAGAGCCTCAGAGACCTTCCCTCTGTGCTCAGAGCCCACTTGCACTCTGGAGTGGGCTCTCCTTGTGCTGCCTCCCTTTTGGGCCCTGGGTTGAAGACAGGCTGAAGGCTGGCTTAGCCCCCCAGCCTGGCTGGGGCAAGGAGGGGGACACCCTAATACTACTCCTTTGATTAAAATGGAGTTAAACTCTGCTGTTCTTAAGAGAAATCTAACATTTAGGAGACTGTTTTGTGCATGGAATGGTTTGAATTATGTACTTTTTACTTGGGCTATTACAAGTACTCTGAGTCCTTACCATTGTTCCTATAAAAACCCAGTTACCTTTACAAAATGGTCAATATCCCAGTTTTTTGTTCCTGAGGTGACTTTACTGTCTTCCCCCCATAATCAAGGGAGGCAAGGTCTCTGCTGTGAACGGTTTGTTCCCCAGTGCAAGGTTTCATTTGCTTGAATAGCACTGTTTATACAAAGGACACATCAAAGTTAAAATATCTTAAAGAGAATAATGCCAAAATATTTGGTTGCACCCTGAAGGATCACTTAAATGCATTTGAACATTTTGATTTTTCGAAAACTTTAGCTTTTAGATGGACATGTTTTTCTAAGACATATCCTCCAAGTGGGGTCTGGGAAACGAGCAAGTGTttgacctattttttaaaaatgatgctcCTCTTCTGTGGTTCGCGAGTATTTTACTATCAAAGTTAGTACTCACGAGGGCTGTTTGGATAGCTGACATTCTGCCAAGCCCTTTATAAGATGAGGAAGAAAGTGATATGCCATTAAGTTTTAATTTAGGGAACTAATCCAAACCCTAACCCCCTTCTTTCCCCTCAGCTCCGTGAATTCTTGGTAGATACAGGCAGCTATGGGTTTGCCAGGGCCCGGGTTCCAGGCCTCTGCAGAATTTCTAAGAACAGGCACAGTGAAGTGAATGGCTCCTCATGGCCCCGAAATGCCTGATGTTGATAAATTAAGGGAACTCAGCATCAAAAGGCCTGGAATTAGGAATTTAGTTGAGACAGGCCTATTTGCTCTGTGGTTTGGAAAATATAATGTTACCCTTTTCTGGTTTCCAAAATTCATATCCATGTAAAACttgcaaaataattatttattattttgctctatttttcaagaaggagaaaaaaggaaagggggaaggggaaaaaaagctttggGCTCACTAAGAATCACCTGGGGCCTAAAACTGTGGCTTCGATAAATATTTCCACATCACCAATAAGGTATGAGGCAGATTTTCCCACCAAAAGGAAAAGTACTTATTAGCTATATCCTTTGGTTTAACATCGAGCATTTATTGACTGCCCCCCAGgttcctggaagccttttatttcAGGATTAATAATCTGCTTACCACCTTATCCAAAAGCATAAGTGGTTGGTGCATTCACACTGCTATACTCATCACCCTGAAAAAgccaaatggaatttaaaataaaggaactaaacgTTCTCATAACAAAGTATAAGTATGTCGCACACATCCTTTAGGACTGCTTagactaaaaatttatttatattttatctgaaattcaacttTAACAAGGtgctctgtattttatctggcaagcaAAACCAATGGACAGAGCCACACAGTCAAAATGTcataaaaaggagggaaaacgGTTTTGGGGAACTTTGAAAGGATCAGGCAATAAATAAGAACATCATATATACTGACTCAAATTGTTATTATAACTCCAGTAATATAAAAGTATGTAATTTATTGTTGCATAAATTAAAGAGTCTCTAAACCAGTGTAAGTTGAACTTTTACAACTTGAATGTTTTCCCATGagtttatgttaaaattttagtAATGTTTCTCTTGAGTAAAATTTCTGAGTAATCTTCAGTTGATTcttaattgattttaattttctatgtcCCCAGGTTCTTAAGTTACTGATCTATTCAGGAATTCTTGAATAGAGTGTTGGGGGGGAAATCCCCTCATGTGAGTTCTTTTGTAACACAAAGGGTCTTTTGCGGGAACATGAAGacttttttggtattttgattaATCACCCCTAATATATCAATTTTAGAAGTTCAGATTTCTATAAAAGACACGGTTTTTTGAAACTGAGCACACCTAATTCCTCTTCAGAgcttattattgaaaaaaaatcacaaatagcATAAGCAGCTCATTCCTCAAAATAAGCCGTTCATTTCTTTAAACAGAGTGATTTAAAGGTTTTTGcgttttaagaagaaaagaaaatttcttaagGAAGTCCAGTTAGGAACCAGTTAGAAAGTGGTTCCGAGGAAATGACTCAGAGATCCCCCCACAGCAGTCCTCCCCGAGGGAGCCCCTTCCGAGACCCCGAGGGAGGCGGACATTGAGAGAGAGCTCTTGCCTGCTGCAGGAGGCTGGCAACATGGGTATTTCGCTCTCAGCTGGAAAATGACGGTGCCACTTAGGGCGCGGCCGCTTCCCCCGCGACGTGGGCTGTTTACCTGGGAGCCGCTTATTTCATTATCACCAAGTGTCCCCTTGAAAAATTAAggacttctccttctccccttttaAAGTGCCCTATTTCATTCAAAAATTATCAAGGGCTTCCAGGGACCAGATCCTATTTTAAGCGCTTGGGATCCATGGGTAAACAAGCCAAGCAAAGGTCGCGCCTCCTGGAGTTGAGAAGAcagtaaataaaaaacacaagaaatcaGTTATACAGTATGATGTTGGAAGGAAGTATTatggtggagggtggggaagcAAGGCAGAGGGGTCTGGATTTGGGCTTGGGGACAGATTACATTTTAAACAGGGAGGTCAGGGTAGGACTTGGGGGTGGTGACCTTTGAGTGAAGACTTGAAGGGGATGTGGGAGTGAGCCAACTGGGTGCTGTGCAGGAACAGTATTATATGCAGAGAAGGAACAGACAGCACCAAGGCCCTGAGCTCCTGATTGTGTCTGATCTGTGGTTCTCAACCCAAGATGATTTTGCCCCCAGGGACATTGGGCAATGTCTAGGGAAGGGTTGGGGGGATACTCCTGGCATCTCCTGGCTCGAGGCCAGGGATGCCGCTCAGCGTCCTGCAGTGTGGGAGGACAGCCTCCCACGGCAAAGAATGATCctgccccaaatgtcagtagggctaaggttgagaaaccctgagtGTGAGAAGAGGTAAGGAGGCCCGGAAAGCTGGAGGAAAGGCAGTAAGGGAGAAGGGAAGTAGAAGAGAGGGCCAGAGGTGACAAAGGCTGGAGGAGAAGGGGTGGCTAGGTCAGGTAGGGCCTTAGGCCAGTGTGGACTTCGGCTGTTACTCCAAGAGAAATGGGGAGCCATTGGAGGGTCTGGAGCGGAGAGGGACATGACCTGCATTAACAGTTTGAAGAGTGTCGCTCTGGCTGCTGAGTGGAAAGGAGACTGAAGGAGGGTAAGGCTGGAATGAGGGGGGTCGAGGCTGCTGTGGTAACCCAGAGAGAGACCATGGGGCTCAGACCAGGGTGGGAGCAGCTTCGCGACTTCCAGGCCCCGGGACTATGCAATGCCAAATCCTAGATACCGGACAATCAGGCGTTCTGGGGGTTCCACACAATCTGCACTCTTTTCATGACTGTGTatcctatattatatatattctatataatctagatagatagatcagTGTCGATCAATAGACCTATCAACTGATTGATAGATTGATTGGCTGATAGAGTTAAGTCGCCTTAGCTGGATTTTGTTTTACACAACAGGATACCTGACATTTGTTTTAACAATCAGTCCATGACAAAACAATTCGACAGGAGTCAGGCCCAAAGTAATCCCTCTCTGCTTTACCACAGTCTTGGCAAAACATGTTCACTCTTGCCAACAACTATTTTGAGGTGTCTTTTTCTGAGCCACTTATAACCCTAAACCTGCTAAATTACCTGAAATGGGGATGAGGGGAGCATAAAAGGCCTAGGACCTAATCATGAGGGGTTTGAATGGCTTTCTTCTCTTAGAAATGCATTACCTTGTTCAAGCAGCTCCTCACCTCTTACTTGATCAGCCAAAGCAAATTCTACAACAGAGCAGAAAACACCAGGGGATTGGGAATTCTTGCTCTAACCCAAAGGTCTCAAACCTCTGAGAAGCATCGCCTCCATGTTCCTCCGTGTGATCTCCCTAAAGCGCCCATGTCTCGTCCTCTGGGCAACCAAAAGCCGTGGGAGTCGTGTGGCTGCCTGCTGCAGAGGCTGGGCCTCTCTCCACAAACAGCATCTCCTCCCATTTTTTGCTGATCCATATAAATGTCTTCTTACAgtttaccatatttttttaagtcatgctGTTCCAAGGAAGTGGTCGTCTGTTAGTGAAAAGTAGGCTGTTTTTCAGGGagtttttaaggaaattttaacaTATAGATGAAGTCATGAGCTTTTCATTCGTTCTACCAGAACATTTCTGGCCCCATTCAACGGCGCAGAGGTGTGGAGTCAGGGAGAGATTCCAGGGAAGAGCCCTCGATAGTCCAGATGAAAGTAGCAGTGTTGGAAGACTTCCCGATCCAAGATCATCCTTTTCTCACCCTCTAACCCAGGGTTTCTCAAGGTCATGTCAGAATTCATTAAAAATGGACAATCTCTGGCCCTTCCCCGTACCTCCCACTAAGGGTAGGGCCAGGAATCTGTATTTCCGCGAGCCTCCCAGCACCctctcactcacactcacatCTGGGAGCCGCCCGCTCCCAGCAACCGCAACACAGACTTACTTAAAAATGGCAGATGGTACTCAAACGAAGGATGCGCTTCTGAGGACTTGTTCTCTGCAAGGAAGCGTGTCTGTCACCTGGCAGGCTAGTCTCCTCTTTGAATTGGATACTTTCCCTTCTGTAGGTGCATTTTCGCCTCTGCTCCCCGGGgtcgggggggggaggggagcgcagTGGTCGATAGGCTGCTGGTTCTGCCGGGGGTCCCCGCTAGGCTGACTTTGGAGGCGCCTTCCTGTAGAAGCCTGCCTGAGACGGTCCTTGTGGTCTCATATGACCTTTTCTGTTCTCTCGTTGAACAGCAAACACACCAGAGGATTATTCTGATCGGTTTGATGACGTCATGGATTTCATTCAAGCCACCATCCGAAGACTGAGAAGGTCGCCTGAGAAGCAGGTGGCCGTGCCACCCCGGAGGGAGCGGAATCGCCAGGCCGCGGCCGGCAGCCCGGAGAGTTCCAGGGCCAAAGGGCGGCGAGGCCAGCGGGGCAGAAACCGGGGTTGTGTCTTAACGGCAATACATTTAAACGTCACTGACCTGGGTTTGGGCTACGAAACCAAGGAGGAACTGATTTTTCGGTACTGCAGTGGTTCCTGCGACGCGGCCGAGACAATGTACGACAAGATATTAAAAAACTTATCCAAAACCAGGAGGCTGGTGAGTGACAAAGTAGGGCAGGCTTGCTGCAGACCCATCGCCTACGATGACGACCTGTCGTTTCTGGATGACAACCTGGTTTACCACATTCTAAGGAAGCATTCCGCCAAAAGGTGTGCGTGTATCTGACTCGGGCTCCGGAGACTGCCATGTTTTGCATTCCTACTACGGTGCACAGGAAGGGACCAAGGTTCCCAGGGAATGTTAGCCCCGATCGGAAGATGAGGACcaaggaggcggaggaggaggaaggaggaggaggaaggaggaggaggaggaaggcagccGTTGGGGGAGCCTGGTAGAGGGAGATCCAGCTACAGAGAACTGGACGGGAGAGAAAACAGCCATCTGGACTCTCCCGGCCGGCAGCCGACGTCACCAGAAGCTCAGGgctggggtccctggctgggtgTTTCCTGCCATCTGACACAGCCCACCATGGCCGGTCCCGGGCAAAGTTGCGGATGCACTTGAAACCAAACCAGTGTATCTCCTGTGGTTTATTTTCACATGTCTGGAGACACCCGGGAAGGGGTCATCCTGGTGTCGTTCCTTGTCATGACGTTTTACCGCAGAAAGCGAGAAAGGTTTA
Proteins encoded in this window:
- the GDNF gene encoding glial cell line-derived neurotrophic factor isoform X2, which gives rise to MKLWDVVAVCLVLLHTASAFPLPAANTPEDYSDRFDDVMDFIQATIRRLRRSPEKQVAVPPRRERNRQAAAGSPESSRAKGRRGQRGRNRGCVLTAIHLNVTDLGLGYETKEELIFRYCSGSCDAAETMYDKILKNLSKTRRLVSDKVGQACCRPIAYDDDLSFLDDNLVYHILRKHSAKRCACI
- the GDNF gene encoding glial cell line-derived neurotrophic factor isoform X1, whose translation is MKLWDVVAVCLVLLHTASAFPLPAGKRPPEAPAEDRSLGRRRAPFALSRDSNTPEDYSDRFDDVMDFIQATIRRLRRSPEKQVAVPPRRERNRQAAAGSPESSRAKGRRGQRGRNRGCVLTAIHLNVTDLGLGYETKEELIFRYCSGSCDAAETMYDKILKNLSKTRRLVSDKVGQACCRPIAYDDDLSFLDDNLVYHILRKHSAKRCACI